The DNA region GGTGCGCGCCGTGCATCCAGTGTTTGACGAAGGGCCGGCCGGTGGCGCCTTCGCTCTGGGCGATTTCGTCCTCGTGATGCGGGAAGGCGAGGTCTTCGCCGCCGAGGTGGAGGTCGAACGTGGGCCCGAGGGCTTTCATGCTCATGGCGCTGCACTCGATGTGCCAGCCGGGCCGGCCTTCACCCCACGGACTGGGCCAGAAGACGTCGCCATCCTCGGGCACGCGTGCCTTCCACAACGCGAAATCCGCGACGCTTTCCTTTTCGTATTCGTCGCTCGCCACGCGTTCGCCCATCCGCATTTCGTCGAGATTCAACTTCACGAGCTGGCCGTATTGGCAGCCGCAGCCGCGATACTTCTCGATGCTGAAATAAACCGAGCCGTCCGCCGCCTTGTAGGCGAGGCCGCGTTCGATGAGCCTGCCGATCAGTTCGAGCATTTCGGGAATGTGCTCGGTGGCGCGCGGGGTGAGGTGCGGCCGGCGGCAACCGAGCGTCTGGAGATCCTCGAGAAACGCGGCTTCGTAGCGGCCGGTGAAGTCGCGGAGCGTGGTTTTGGTTTCGCGGACGCGTTTGATGATTTTGTCCTCCACGTCGGTGATGTTCATGACGTGGCGGACTGTGCAGCCGTTGAATTCGAGCGTGCGCCGGACGAGGTCCGCAAAGACGAATGTGCGCCAGTTGCCGATGTGCGCGTAGTCGTAAACGGTGGGCCCGCAGCAGTAGAGGCCGACGCGGTGGCCGGCCGGGTCCAGCGGGACGAACTCCTGCACGGAGCGGGTCAGGGTGTTGTAGAATCGCAAAGCCATGCGTAAAACGCCGCCAAAGTAGGGATGCGCCCGCGAAAGCAAAAGGGGAAAGTCCGGCCGGCGCGGCCGGCGAAGCGGCCGGGCGCAGAAATCTGTTGCCGCGGGACGGCGGCTGGCCCAGAAATGGAGTCGTCAATTCTCAATGGGGGCTGCCACGCAGAGTTGAAGCCGGCCTCCTGCGTGTGGCAATGTTCTGTGGGGAAACCACCGGGCCGGGGAGCCGGGCCGGGTGGTGAACCGAAGGCGAGCGCGACCATGAAACCCGAAAAAGGCGCCGGGCTGACCGCACCCTCCAAGGTGGCGTCGTGGGGCCGGCGTCTTTATTTCCCGCAGCCGGTCGCGTGGGTGGTGCTGGTGATTTCCCTCGCCGCCAGCGCCGGCGGCTGGTTCATCGCGTGGAAGCACGCCGAGCTGGAGGCCCGCAAGCGGTTTGACGACCAGGTGGGTGCCATTGTTTCCGGGCTGACCGAGCGGATGCAGATTTACCAGGACGTGTTGCACGGCGCGGTGGGTTTGTTTGCCGCCAGTTATTCGGTCGAGCGCGGCGAATGGCGGGCCTACATGCGGAGCGTGTCCGTCGAGAGCCGGTTTCCCGGCATTGACGCCGTGGGTTACATCGACCGGGTGCCGCGCGACGGGCTGGACGACTTCCTGCAAAAGACCCGCGCGGACAGCTGTCCTGGCTTCACCCTTCACGAACCCGGCACGAACGGAGATTTGCTGGTCGTGAAATACATCGAACCCGAGGAGCGGCTGACCGCGGCCCTGGGGGTGAACATTGCCCTCGATCCCGAACGCGCCACGGTGGCGGCCCGCGCGTGCGACGCGAACGCCTCGGCCATGAGCGGCACGCTGCTCATCCAGGACGAGTCGCGCGGGCCGGCGACGGGGTTCGTCATGATGCTGCCGGTTTACCGGCACGGACGGCCCACGGACACGGTGGCGCAACGGCGCGCCGCCATCGAAGGCTGGGTGTTTGCGCGCTTCATCACCGAGCAACTGCTCGGGCGTATCCTCGGACCGGAAAACCGTGACCTGCATTTGCGCGTGACCGATGTGACGGCGCCGGACCAGGAGGTGCTGCTGTTCGACGATGCCGCGACCCGCACGACGGAACGGCCGGAGGCCGGGGCGTGGTTTGCCGAGCAGATGGCCCTCAAAATTGGCGGGCACACGTGGATGTTGCACTTCACCTCGCGGCCGGCCTTCGAGGCGGCGAACCGTTACGGCGCGAGCCTCTGGGTCGGCAGCATGGGCGGGATGATCAGCCTGCTGCTGTTCGCCATTGCCTGGTCCCTGAGTTTGACGCGGGAGCGCGCCCTGGCGATGGCCGGCGAAATGACGCGCACGCTGCGCGAGACCAATCGCCGCCTCGAAACGGAGGTGCATGAACGCGAGCGCTCCGAGCAGGCGCTGAAACATTCCGAGGCGCTCTACCATTCGCTGGTGGAGAGCCTGCCCCTCAGCATCACGCGGCGGGACGTGCAGGGCCGGCTGGTGTTCGCCAATCAACGCTTCTGCACGCGCTTCAACCGCACGCTGGACGAGCTGCTCGGAAAAACCGACGACGAACTGTTCCCGCCCGAGCTGGCCGCCCGGCGCCGACAGGACGACCGGCAAGTCATCGAAACGGGCACGACGGTCGAAACGCTGGAGGAACGGCCCCTGCCGGACGGCCAGACGCGCTACGTGCAGGCCATTCGCACGCCGGTTTACGACGGCGGCAAGGCGGTGATCGGCGTGCTGGGAATTTTCTGGGATGTCACCGACAAGCGGCGCGCCGCCGCGGAACTGGAGCACGAGCGGTTTCTGCTCCGCACCCTGATGGACAACCTGCCCGAGCGAATTTACTTCAAGGACATTGAGAGCCGCTTCCTGCGCAACAGCCGGGCGCACCTCGAACGCTTTGGCCTCACTGAAGCCTCGCAGGCCATCGGCAAGACGGACTTCGATTTCTTCACGGATGAACACGCGCGCGAGGCGTTCGAGGACGAACAGGCCTTGATCCGGAGCGGCGGTTCGGTCACGAAGGAGGAACGCGAGACGTGGCCGGACGGCAGCGTGACGTGGGCGCTCAGCACGAAGATGGCGTTGCGCGACGAGAGCGGGAAAATCGTCGGCACATTCGGCATTTCGCGCGACATCACGGACCGGAAGCGCGCCGAGGAAGCCATGCGCGAAGCCAAGGAAGCCGCCGAGGAGGCGAGCCGGGCGAAAAGCCAGTTTCTCGCCAGCATGAGCCACGAACTGCGCACGCCGTTGAACTCCGTGATCGGTTTCGCGAACATTTTGCTGAAGAACAAGTCAGGCGCGCTGGGCGCGGCGGAACTCAACTTCCTCGATCGCATCCTGGCGAACGGCAAGCACCTCCTCGTGCTCATCAACCAGATTCTCGACCTGTCGAAGATCGAGGCGCGCAAGGTGGAACTGCAAACCGGTCCGGTCGCGCTCGACGCGCTGGTGCGGGAAACCGTGGCTCAGCAGGAAGGCCTCGTCCGCGACAAGCCGGTGCAGCTCATCACGGACGTGCCGCCGGTGGTGGCGCCCATCAGCACGGACGCCGAAAAGCTGCGGCAGGTCCTGATCAATTTGATGGGGAACGCGCTGAAGTTCACGGAGCAGGGGAGTGTGACCGTGCGGGTGGTCACCAACCCCGCCGACCACCGGCCCGTGCGGCTCGAAGTGGCTGACACCGGCATCGGCATTCCCCGGGAAAAACTCGGCGTCATCTTCGAAGCCTTCCAGCAGGCCGAGGCCGGCACCGCCCGCAAATACGGCGGCACCGGCCTGGGGTTGACGATTTCCCAGGCGCTTTGCCAGCTCATGGGCTATCGCATCGAGGTGACCAGCGAACTCGGCAAGGGCTCGACGTTCAGCATTTATTTTACGCCCGGCGTCCGGCCGGCGCCGCCGCCGGTTCTACCCGCCGCGCCCAAGGCGGTTCCACCTGTGTCGCCCGCCGATTTGCGCGGCAGGCTGGTGCTCGTCATTGACGATGAACTGGATTCGCGCACGCTGCTCACGCATCTGCTGGAGGAGTTCGGCTGCCAGGCCATTGCCGCCAGCTCGGGTGAACAGGGGCTGCACATGGCGCGGGAATTCCGGCCGCACCTGATCACCGTGGATTTGATGATGCCGCAACTGGATGGCTGGCAGGTCATCCGCGCCATCAAGGCCGACCCGGAACTGCGCGACATCCCCGTGGTGGTGGTCAGCATCGTGGCGGGCGAGAACCGCGGCAACATCATCGGCGCCGTGGACGTGTTGCAGAAGCCGGTCATCCGCGAAGAATTGCTGGCCGTGCTGCGGCGCAGCCTGCCCTTCAATCATCCGCGCATCCTGATCGTCGATGACGAGGAGGACGCGCGCCGGGTGCTGGCGGCGCATCTCGAGGATGAAGCCTGCGAAGCCCGCCTGGCCCGCAACGGCCGCGAGGCGCTCGAGGTGATGGAGAAATTCATGCCCGACCTGATCCTGCTCGACCTGATGATGCCGGTGATGGACGGCATGGCGTTTCTCAACCGCATCCGCACCATTCCACGGTTCCAATGGATTCCGGTTGTGGTCGTCACGGCCAAGGAACTCACCGTCGCGGAGGCGCAGCAGTTGCGGAAAACCGCGCAGGACGTCGTCAAGAAGGGCGACGTGTTTGAGGCCGACTTGAAAAGCATCGTGCGCCGGCTGCTCCAGACCAGCACCCGGCCGAACCCGCTGCCTCCCCCATGAACGGCGAAACAATTCCACTGCTGATCGTGGATGATGACCCGGTGTTTGCGCACTTCCTGCGGCAGCTGGTGCTTACCGTGCCGGCTGATGCGACGTTCGTGCCGCGCTGTGTCGATTCCGCCGAGAAGGCGATGACGGAACTGGGGCATGACGGTTACCAGGTCGTGTTGCTCGACTATCACCTCCCCCAGGCGGATGGATTGCAGATGCTGGCGCACATTCAGGCGCTGCCGGCCGCCGACCAGCCGGCGGTCATCATGCTGACCGGCAGCGGCAGCGAATCCGTGGCGGTGGAAGCCATGAAACGCGGCGCGAAGGACTACCTGCGAAAGACCGATCTCGACGTGCCCGCGCTGACGCGGGCCCTGCACAGCGCGCTGCTCCAGAAGCGGCTGGGCGATCAGGTGGCCGCCTACAATGCGCAAATGCGTGCCGATCTTGAAATGGCGCGGCACCTCCAGCAATCGCTGCTGCCGGATCATTATCCCAGTTTCCCGCCCGCGGCCGCCGCCGGCGATTCGGCGCTGCGCTTTGAACATCGCTTTGTGCCGGCCGCCGAACTGGCGGGGGATTTTTTCAGCGTGCAGCAGCTTTCCGACACGCGGGCCGGGGTGTTCATCTGCGATGTCATGGGGCATGGCGTTCGCGCCGCCCTGGTGACGGCGATGATGCGGGCGCTGGTGGACAGCGAAGCCGCGCGGGCGGCGCATCCGGGCGAGTTTTTGACCGGCATGAACCGCCGGTTGTGCCGGCTCATCCAGCCGGTGGGCGAACCCATGTTCGTCACGGCATTTTATTTGGTGGTGGATCTGGTGGCGGGAAGTTTGCATTACGCCGCCGCGGGTCATCCGCGTCCACTGCACCTCCAGCCGGCCGCCGGCCGGGTTGCGCCATTGCCGGTTGCGGAAGTTGGTTCGGCTCTGGGGCTGGTGCCCGAGGCCAGTTATGTCACCAGCGTGACGCCGCTCACGGCCGGCGACGTGGTGTTGCTGTTCACCGATGGATTGTTCGAGGTGGTGGGCGGTGAGGCGAAGGAGGATTACGGCAAGGAGCGGTTGCTGGCGGCGGCGCGGCACAACCTGCAGCGCACGCCCGGCGAGTTGTGTGATGCGTTGCTGGCGGACGTGCGGCGACACGCCGGCGGCGCGGAATTTGCCGATGATGTATGTTTGCTCAGCCTGCACGTCGCCCGGCTGGCGGGCGCGCCAACCTGATTTTTGAGGGGACATTCATAAACGCATGAAAAAAGTTGCGGTCGTCGAGGACAATCCGGACAACCGGCTGCTGGTGCGGGTGATTTTGGAATCGCTCTACGAAGTGGCCGAGTATGAAAGCGGCTTTGCGGCACTGGCCGGCTGGCAGCAGGACAAGCCCGACCTCGTGCTGCTCGACGTTTCGCTGCCGGAGATGGACGGCACCGAGGTGCTGCGACGGCTGCGGGCGGACGAGCGGTTGCGCGACCTGCCCGTCATTGCGCTGACCGCGCACGCCATGACCGGCGACCGCGAAAAATTCATTGGCGCGGGATTTGACGATTACGTGACCAAGCCGATCGTGGACGAGATGGTGTTGTTAAACGCCATTGAAAAGCTGCTGCTGGCACGGACGAAGCCCAATCCGGCATGAGTGATTCATCCAATCTTGATCCGGCCGCGATGCAACGCCTCCAGCGCCTCGGCGGGGACGGGTTCACCGGCAAGATGATCGAATTGTTTCTCGGCTACGCCGCCGAGAAGCTGGCCGACGCGCGCCGGGAACAGGCCACGGGCACGCTGGCGGGTGTCAGCAAGGCCGTGCATCCGCTCAAGTCCAGCGCGGGCAACGTGGGCGCCCGCCGGATGCAGGAACTGACGTTGCGCATCGAGGAAGCCGCGGGCGCCGGCCGGCGGGACGAAGTGGCCGCATTGCTGGCGGAACTGGATGCCGCCTTCACCGCCGTGAAACCGGAACTGGAGGCGATCAAGCGCAACCTGATGCCTCCGCCACCGGGTTGAAACCGGCCCGCGGCAAATTTGCATCGCCGGACGCCGCCGTGCTGACTACATTGCGCGCATGGTTCACGTTGGCATCGGATACGACGTTCATGCGCTGGTCACCGGCCGCAAGCTGGTGCTGGGCGGCGTCGAACTCCCGCACACCAAAGGCCTGGACGGTCACTCGGACGCGGACGCCTTGCTGCACGCCATCACGGATGCCGTGCTCGGCGCGATTGGCGAGGTGGACATCGGCCATTTTTTCCCCAACACGGACCCGCGCTGGCGCGGCGCCCCGAGCCGGATTTTTCTGGAGGAGGCGGCGAAACAGGTGCGGGCGCGCGGCGGCCGCATCGTGAACATTGACGCATCGCTGCTGGCCGAAGCGCCGAAAATTTTTCCCCACATCCAGCAGATGAAGGCCAACATCGCGGCGGCCCTCGGAGTGGATGCCCGGAAGGTGGGCGTGAAGGCCACCACCAACGAGCGCATGGGTTTCATCGGCCGCGAAGAGGGCATCGCGGCGATGGCCGTGGCGAGCGTGGATCTGCCGGAGGAAAGTTGATCTCCCCCCCCCCCCGAAAACGTCATCACCCGCCCGGCGGCACCCCTGCCGCGGCGCGTTGAAGCGGTGGAACCTTATGGCAAACAAAGCACAAATTGGCTGGGAACGGCGGCAGGAGGATGGCTCCAAGCTGGAGGTTTATGCCTTGCACACCGGCGGCCAATACCGATTCTTTGCGCGCGGGAAACGCTACGACGACTGGCAGCCGGTCAAGGAGCCGCCGCTGGAGGACTGGCTCGCGCTTCTCGACGCCGTGCAGCGGCGCGTGCAGCGGCGCAAGATGATGCCGGATGACGAAGCCCAACTGGTGCGCGCCATTCGCGAGCGGTTTCCGGAAGCGGAGGTCTGATTCATGAAAAAGCCGTTGATTTTGATTTCGCCTGACTTCGAGGCGAAGGGCGTTGAATTCAGCGATCCCTCGGTCAGCCTGTCGCTGCGGTATCCGGCGGCTGTGGCGGCCTGCGGGAGCGTGCCGCTGATCATGGCGACCACGGACGCGCGCGAATGCGTGGCGGAATACGTCCGGCGCAGCGATGGCGTGTTGTTGACCGGTGGCGACGACCTCCATCCGAACCTTTACGGCCCGAAGCTGCGGCCCGCGCTCAAGGCCAAGGCCGCCCCGACGCCGGATGGCGGCCGGCGCGACTTGTTTGAGTTGATGCTGCTGGACGAGGTGTTCGCACAACGCAAGCCCTTGCTGGCCATCTGCCGGGGCCACCAGATGTTGAACGTGGCGCTGGGCGGCACGTTGTTCGTCGATTTGCCGACGCAAAAACCATCGCGCATTGATCACCGCCAGATGAACCGGAAGTCGGAGCTGGTGCATTCCGTGCGGTTGACACGCGGTAGCCTGCTGGCCAAGATGGCCCAAAACCAGACGCTGGGCGTGAACAGCACGCATCATCAGGCGGTCAACCGGGTGGCGCCGGCCCTGCATGCCGTGGCGCGCAGCGCCGATGGCTTGGTGGAGGGATTGGAGCAAAAGCCGGGCAGGCAGATGTTGCCGTTCTTGTTGTCCGTCCAGTTTCATCCGGAACGATTGCTCCAGCAGCATCCCGAACATCGGGCGATATTCGAGGGATTCGTGCAAAGCTGTCTGGAAAACTCAGTTTAGACTTTTATGAAGGGCTCAATTTTGGTCGTCGAAGACGAAGCCGACATGCGGGAACTCCTGACCG from Verrucomicrobiia bacterium includes:
- a CDS encoding Hpt domain-containing protein, translating into MSDSSNLDPAAMQRLQRLGGDGFTGKMIELFLGYAAEKLADARREQATGTLAGVSKAVHPLKSSAGNVGARRMQELTLRIEEAAGAGRRDEVAALLAELDAAFTAVKPELEAIKRNLMPPPPG
- a CDS encoding gamma-glutamyl-gamma-aminobutyrate hydrolase family protein, which produces MKKPLILISPDFEAKGVEFSDPSVSLSLRYPAAVAACGSVPLIMATTDARECVAEYVRRSDGVLLTGGDDLHPNLYGPKLRPALKAKAAPTPDGGRRDLFELMLLDEVFAQRKPLLAICRGHQMLNVALGGTLFVDLPTQKPSRIDHRQMNRKSELVHSVRLTRGSLLAKMAQNQTLGVNSTHHQAVNRVAPALHAVARSADGLVEGLEQKPGRQMLPFLLSVQFHPERLLQQHPEHRAIFEGFVQSCLENSV
- a CDS encoding fused response regulator/phosphatase, giving the protein MNGETIPLLIVDDDPVFAHFLRQLVLTVPADATFVPRCVDSAEKAMTELGHDGYQVVLLDYHLPQADGLQMLAHIQALPAADQPAVIMLTGSGSESVAVEAMKRGAKDYLRKTDLDVPALTRALHSALLQKRLGDQVAAYNAQMRADLEMARHLQQSLLPDHYPSFPPAAAAGDSALRFEHRFVPAAELAGDFFSVQQLSDTRAGVFICDVMGHGVRAALVTAMMRALVDSEAARAAHPGEFLTGMNRRLCRLIQPVGEPMFVTAFYLVVDLVAGSLHYAAAGHPRPLHLQPAAGRVAPLPVAEVGSALGLVPEASYVTSVTPLTAGDVVLLFTDGLFEVVGGEAKEDYGKERLLAAARHNLQRTPGELCDALLADVRRHAGGAEFADDVCLLSLHVARLAGAPT
- the cysS gene encoding cysteine--tRNA ligase, giving the protein MALRFYNTLTRSVQEFVPLDPAGHRVGLYCCGPTVYDYAHIGNWRTFVFADLVRRTLEFNGCTVRHVMNITDVEDKIIKRVRETKTTLRDFTGRYEAAFLEDLQTLGCRRPHLTPRATEHIPEMLELIGRLIERGLAYKAADGSVYFSIEKYRGCGCQYGQLVKLNLDEMRMGERVASDEYEKESVADFALWKARVPEDGDVFWPSPWGEGRPGWHIECSAMSMKALGPTFDLHLGGEDLAFPHHEDEIAQSEGATGRPFVKHWMHGAHLMVEGKKMSKSLGNFFTLRDLLGKGCTGREVRYLLLTAHYRETFNFTLDGLAGARTALARIDECVRKLKELAKDAVAPPAEKDQLLQKFAAALADDLNISAAWAAVFDWVRDTNKRLAENSLPPAEAAAALAAWEKVDSVLGIGTKTEAAVPAEIQSLADQRAAAKKAKDFQRADALREELKAKGWAIEDTAKGPKLKKL
- a CDS encoding response regulator, with product MKKVAVVEDNPDNRLLVRVILESLYEVAEYESGFAALAGWQQDKPDLVLLDVSLPEMDGTEVLRRLRADERLRDLPVIALTAHAMTGDREKFIGAGFDDYVTKPIVDEMVLLNAIEKLLLARTKPNPA
- a CDS encoding CHASE domain-containing protein; translated protein: MKPEKGAGLTAPSKVASWGRRLYFPQPVAWVVLVISLAASAGGWFIAWKHAELEARKRFDDQVGAIVSGLTERMQIYQDVLHGAVGLFAASYSVERGEWRAYMRSVSVESRFPGIDAVGYIDRVPRDGLDDFLQKTRADSCPGFTLHEPGTNGDLLVVKYIEPEERLTAALGVNIALDPERATVAARACDANASAMSGTLLIQDESRGPATGFVMMLPVYRHGRPTDTVAQRRAAIEGWVFARFITEQLLGRILGPENRDLHLRVTDVTAPDQEVLLFDDAATRTTERPEAGAWFAEQMALKIGGHTWMLHFTSRPAFEAANRYGASLWVGSMGGMISLLLFAIAWSLSLTRERALAMAGEMTRTLRETNRRLETEVHERERSEQALKHSEALYHSLVESLPLSITRRDVQGRLVFANQRFCTRFNRTLDELLGKTDDELFPPELAARRRQDDRQVIETGTTVETLEERPLPDGQTRYVQAIRTPVYDGGKAVIGVLGIFWDVTDKRRAAAELEHERFLLRTLMDNLPERIYFKDIESRFLRNSRAHLERFGLTEASQAIGKTDFDFFTDEHAREAFEDEQALIRSGGSVTKEERETWPDGSVTWALSTKMALRDESGKIVGTFGISRDITDRKRAEEAMREAKEAAEEASRAKSQFLASMSHELRTPLNSVIGFANILLKNKSGALGAAELNFLDRILANGKHLLVLINQILDLSKIEARKVELQTGPVALDALVRETVAQQEGLVRDKPVQLITDVPPVVAPISTDAEKLRQVLINLMGNALKFTEQGSVTVRVVTNPADHRPVRLEVADTGIGIPREKLGVIFEAFQQAEAGTARKYGGTGLGLTISQALCQLMGYRIEVTSELGKGSTFSIYFTPGVRPAPPPVLPAAPKAVPPVSPADLRGRLVLVIDDELDSRTLLTHLLEEFGCQAIAASSGEQGLHMAREFRPHLITVDLMMPQLDGWQVIRAIKADPELRDIPVVVVSIVAGENRGNIIGAVDVLQKPVIREELLAVLRRSLPFNHPRILIVDDEEDARRVLAAHLEDEACEARLARNGREALEVMEKFMPDLILLDLMMPVMDGMAFLNRIRTIPRFQWIPVVVVTAKELTVAEAQQLRKTAQDVVKKGDVFEADLKSIVRRLLQTSTRPNPLPPP
- the ispF gene encoding 2-C-methyl-D-erythritol 2,4-cyclodiphosphate synthase, which encodes MVHVGIGYDVHALVTGRKLVLGGVELPHTKGLDGHSDADALLHAITDAVLGAIGEVDIGHFFPNTDPRWRGAPSRIFLEEAAKQVRARGGRIVNIDASLLAEAPKIFPHIQQMKANIAAALGVDARKVGVKATTNERMGFIGREEGIAAMAVASVDLPEES